One Candidatus Delongbacteria bacterium DNA segment encodes these proteins:
- a CDS encoding type II toxin-antitoxin system PemK/MazF family toxin → MIRGEIWWADLGVPFGSEQGLKRPIVIIQDDSFNRSNIQTVIVASITTNLNLADAPGNVYLEASESGLTKNGVINISQISTIDKRRLTEKISILPYSTMQELDYGIKLIFNVS, encoded by the coding sequence ATGATACGTGGTGAGATTTGGTGGGCTGACTTAGGAGTCCCCTTTGGAAGTGAACAAGGTTTAAAAAGACCTATTGTTATTATTCAAGATGATTCATTCAATAGAAGTAATATACAAACAGTTATTGTAGCTTCAATTACTACTAATTTGAATTTGGCAGATGCACCAGGAAATGTATATCTTGAAGCATCAGAATCTGGTTTAACCAAAAATGGTGTTATAAATATATCACAAATATCTACTATTGATAAAAGAAGACTTACAGAGAAAATTAGTATCTTACCTTATAGTACAATGCAAGAATTAGACTATGGTATTAAGTTAATATTTAATGTCTCCTAG
- a CDS encoding ChpI protein codes for MKTAISIPDNVYNEAEITAKQLGVARSQLYVMAIKEFIEHHNKDKITEKLNLVLYNQNPKNDFNDVGLDTLRKATGNDTW; via the coding sequence ATGAAAACAGCAATTTCAATTCCTGATAATGTGTATAATGAAGCAGAAATTACAGCAAAACAATTAGGGGTAGCAAGAAGTCAATTATATGTAATGGCAATTAAAGAGTTTATTGAACACCATAATAAAGATAAAATAACTGAGAAGTTAAACCTTGTATTATATAATCAGAATCCTAAAAATGACTTTAATGACGTAGGATTAGATACTTTAAGAAAGGCTACTGGAAATGATACGTGGTGA